Below is a genomic region from Helianthus annuus cultivar XRQ/B chromosome 2, HanXRQr2.0-SUNRISE, whole genome shotgun sequence.
AAATATTTATACACATGAATGGCATTGGAATCTAAATTATGTGAGCATACGGAAACTTTAGAAGTTAATGCTAATGGTAGTTTACTCACCACTTTATGCTCATTGCTCGCCTAGTGTACAACTATCAATATTAGTACGTCTATATAGCTATTACGTCGAAAAAGAAAAGTTTtaccatagttgttaaaagccatcgcctcgtGCGCTTAGGCCCATTTTCAGGCGAGGCATATGCGCCTTAAGTCGAGGAAATTGCCctttaattctccaggtgatggttcaggTGCACATTCCGGCAAGATTTCTAGATTCCGGAGAGTTTCCGGCCAAATTTTCTAAATTCCGGCAAGATTCTAGCCAGATCCGTACTTTTAtctaaggaaaactacttttctacactaatacactaatattttagaacttttggtactaaataaatgatataaagtgttatataatagattttgtttattttatttaaagaatAGTATattttttctaatacataatatatttttaaattttaactagGATTGCGATTTGCTGCAATGCGGCAGGGaatctttagttataactaagtcgatctaggacccgcatgttatgttaaacttgtcaaacgggaaaaaatatacgatgtaaaaacgttcactcacacacgcacgttgcgtcgtgttaactcgcaaaattagaacgaaacgtaaaaacgttaaaccaaagacgcacgttgcgatgtgttaagtcacaaaatttagaaccaagcataaagcgaaaaattagCGGAAAATGAAAACTTTAAAAAAccaagttgaaagtaaaaaaagttatgaggatagattgcaaaagataaaaagttttgggttagaagtaataaaacaaatagttttgggttaaaagtaattaatgaaatacttttgggtgaaaagtgaaaaaaaatcattttgtttggaaaacccccaaagccaacgttacgacaaccatatgcataactatTTTGTCTTTGAAAaaccccaaagcacaccccgcgttgctgCGAGGCGTAAAACGTTGTcgaatagtactaatgtcacacaaccgtcatcgaccaccaacactgactcgacctaagGTAtacgtgttgcgacgaacctgtcaaacatggaaactagaggtaaaaacgttgaaccacacatgcacgttgcgtcgtattaactcaaaaaaatttagaactatacgtaaaacgaaaatttgcgaaagatgaaaagtataagtgacaaaagttgcgaagttaaattgcaaataatgaaaagttttgggttaaagttaaaaaacaaattatgtagggttaaaattgagaaaggtaaaaacctttgggttaaagtaaaaaaaatcaagtttgttttttgaaaaactcccaaagctCCAATGTACAACTGATGATGCACAATAAACTTGCAAACTTATATATggatttttttttcattatgcgcTTTATTTTTCTTAAGCCCTTGCTTTTTTTGCGCTTTGTGCCTAGGCctcaggcgaggcctatgcgccttgagtgcgcctagtgcctttaataactatgagtTTTACAGGGTACGTTTGTTTTTGTTTGTATACAGAACTCTAGAAATAAGAATCTTGAAAACCTAATCTTGTTGTCCATCATCATTGTTTGTTTGACATGTGGGCATTTTCTCTCTTTGTGAGTTAGTTGAAAAACAGTTAGATGTTTGAACCAAAGTCTTAACTCTTAAACTGAAGCTTAGCTAAGATATAGTTGAGTAATGGGTTGTGTTTAACTGGATTAGTAATTGTTGAAAGGAACTAAAAGGAAACAGTTTCTATCACAAAATATTTGATTTCCTACTTTTGTATATTAGTAGATACTTGACCTCTTTCTTGTTCAGATCACAATAATCTTCAACGCTGCTGCATTCCATCTATCTGCTGACTTATAATGGCGGTATGTTACAGTGTTACCCTGATAAGTGTTGCAGCAACAATAAGTTTATTGTTAAATTTTTATTTTGTCACCCTGCCCGTTTTACTTTTGATTTGTATCTCAGGTTGAAAAACTTTTTAAAGATGAAGCTACTGAAGAAAAGGGTGAACGAGCCCGTATGGTGAGCCTTCTGAGACGTTTGTAATTTATCATAACATTTTCTTAGCTGCAAATAATCATTATTGATTTATTGGATGCAAATTATCTTCAAATTTCAGGCATCCTTTGTTGGAGCCATGGCAATAGCTGACTTGGTCAAAACAACATTAGGCCCTAAAGGAATGGTCTGTTTTTGGGTCACATTCGCGATTCAGTTTATAGATTTCGATCAGCATATTTGTCTAATTAATTATCTTCAATTATATCTTATTTGCAGGATAAAATATTACAGTCTACAGGTAGAGGACACAGTGTCACTGTCACTAATGATGGTGCGACAATCCTAAAGTCCCTTCATATTGACAACCCTGCTGCTAAAGTTCTTATTGGTATCCTTTGAATTGTAGTAGCTTTTAGTGTTTCATATTTATCATATTAACATTAGCCACCACTTTTAGAATCATTTTCAACTTAATACGtggtaagaaaaaaaaaagacatgaGGTTAATATCTAATATAATCACCAAGTTTGTCAAGTTTCTTAATTTATAAATTAGACATCTCAAAAGTGCAAGACGATGAAGTGGGTGACGGGACTACATCAGTGGTAGTTTTGGCTGGTGAACTTTTAAGAGAAGCGGAAAAGTTAGTAGGATCAAAAATTCATCCAATGACTATAATTTCAGGTTTTATTTTTTGTTCTTCTCTTTGTATGCTGTGTTTAGTTTTCTCATTAGATTTAacgagtgttgtaaaaatcgcgactagtcggcgattaatcgctagtcggccagTAACTGAGTAATTTTTTCGTTAATCAGTGCATTAATTGCTAGTCGCCTAGTCGGCCAACCAAAAATCGGCAATTCCAGCCAGATTCCTGCAAAAAACCTGTATATTCTggccaaaacctctaaattcTGGCCAGTTTCCAACCAAACCATGTGAATTCCAACAATCAATCTTGTATACTTCAAAAATGAGTTGAGCAAAAGTTAAAACCTAGTTGCTTAAAATATTTACCTGTAAAAATGAGTTGAGTAAAAGTTAAAACCTAGCTAGTAAAAATATTTACCTgtaaaaatgtgtatatgtatacctaaaactaaaattacatataaaagacctgatccgattaatcccgagtagtcgctagtccccacctcTCTGGctgactagcgagttctccaaccttggttTTAACACCTAATCGTGTGCGTTTATGGTAAAATGCCTGATCTTTTTTTTCAGGTTTTCGTATGGCTGCTGACTGTGCTCGTAAAGCATTGCTGGATAGGGTCAATGATAATAAAGATGATGCAGGTTGTATTGAACTATTGATGACCTCGGTTATACCAATTAACCATTTCTTATCGTGATTGTGcatttatagttttatattttGATCACTTCAAGTACTTACAATTTTGAACatattaattttcattttaaagtTAGTGGCTCAAAAAACAGGGGTCACTGGGTCAGTACCATTACTGTATTCCAGGCATATTTACGATGctgatattatttttttattcatgCAGAGAAATTCAGGTTAGATTTGATGAGGATCGCTAAGACCACTTTGAGTTCAAAAATTCTTTCACAGGATAAGGAACATTTTGCAAAATTAGCTGTTGATGCTGTTATGAGGCTAAAAGTGAGTTTTTGGCTATAACTTAACGACTAGGGTTGTGTCTGTCTGTTcatttaaaggtttttttttatgttatatcCTTATTTTATTGGTTttcgttttaaaaaaaattgaaaccatagTTACCATACGCCTCTGCCAACATCTCTCATTTGACCATTTCAATTTCAGTTGGTGGATTCTTCGTAAtctgatatttctgatgaaaaatgcagattttatttaaaatgaatatataatgttcgtttgtgtttatttatgttcatgaacatttgtttgcgttcggtaagtgttcatgaacatgttcatttCCTTAAAAACCAAACACGAACAAGTAATCCAGTTCGGTAAGCGTTCGTGAACCGTTATGAACACGTCCATTCCTTAATGAAAATGAACTTAAACGAGTGAACAATAATGAACACATTActaaacgttcacgaacataaacgaacgcagcttctgttcatgttcgtttatttaacttACCGAACgcaatttcttgttcgtgtttgttcatttattaaacgaacgaacataaacgaacttcccgcctaacggttcacgaactgttcgctgaacattCAGCTCGTTAACGACTATAAAAAGTGGACAAATATTTTTGTGACTTAAAAGAAGCCAAAGTTTACGTCATTACATTTGTTGATgccatcttttttttttcttctaaaaaTCGTTATTAGTAGTTTCtgataatttttttaatatgttaGGGGAGCACAAACTTGGAGTCCATTCAAATTATCAAGAAAGCTGGAGGCTCACTTAAGGATTCGTTTCTGGATGAGGGGTAGGTTAAATAACCTTAATCTTATTCTCTTATTTTACGATTATTGATTATTATTTTACATTTTATGCAGATTTATTTTAGACAAAAAGATTGGCCTTGGGCAACCAAAACGTATAGAAAATGCAAACATTTTGGTCGCAAATACAGCAATGGACACCGATAAAGTAAAAATCTACGGAGCACGTGTTCGGGTAGATTCAATGGCTAAAGTTGCTCAGATTGAAGGAgcagaaaaagaaaaaatgaGAGAAAAAGTGCAAAAGATAATTGGTCATGGGATTAATTGTTTTGTTAACAGACAGTTAATCTACAATTTCCCTGAAGAATTGTTTGCTGATGCTGGCATTCTTGCAATTGAGCATGCTGATTTTGAGGGTATTGAGCGCCTTGCTTTAGTTACTGGTGGAGAAATAGCATCAACCTTTGATAATCCAGAATCGGTTAAACTTGGGCACTGTAAACTCATCGAGGAGATTATGATTGGTGAGGATAAATTGATCCACTTTTCGGGTGTTGAAATGGGTCAGGCATGTACCATTGTTTTGAGAGGAGCAAGGTATGCCATAATTTATTTTGATATCTATTAATCTTTTTCAGAgacgtctctgagaattcacgtgccctgttcgagctcgaaaaatgtGCCCTTctgtaatgttttattattattattattattatttaaaaataatcaaattagtattgggcTCAATAAACCTAATTCCAAGTGTggtaaattctaaaccataaaaatgatgTGTAAATGGGCGTATATTGGaattggtatgtgtttactatataaaaaaataacatatatatatatatatatatatatcgattcTTTTTTAAATAGCGTGCCCCTCGAAATCTCGGGCCTTGTGCGGAGGTTCTTCCCGCACACCATCATAGCCGCCACTGATCCTTTTAGTGAATTGATGTTTCACTTTTCACATTATTTTTTGTTGCAGCTTCCATGTTCTTGATGAAGCAGAAAGATCCTTGCATGATGCTTTGTGTGTACTGTCTCAGACAGTAAACGACAGTAGGGTTCTCTTAGGAGGTGGATGGCCTGAGATGGTGATGGCAAAGGCAGTGGATGAGCTGGCACGAAAGACCCCTGGCAAAAAATCTCATGCCATTGAAGCTTTCTCACGTGCCCTCATCGCAATTCCAACAACTATTGCTGACAATGCCGGTTTAGACAGCGCTGAGTTAGTAGCTCAACTTCGTGCTGAGCACCACAAAGAGGATAGCAATGCAGGAATTGATGTGATTACCGGCACTGTAAGTGATATAAACTGTCGTATATGAATTTATTAAGTTTTATAATAGAATTCCGTACACATCCCTGAAGATATAAAGTAGTAATGTTCAAGTATGTATGGTTACAGGTTGGAGATATGTCGGAGCTTGGAATATCAGAGGCGTTTAAGGTGAAGCAGGCTGTATTGCTCTCTGCAACCGAAGCTGCAGAAATGATTCTGAGAGTCGATGAAATCATCACCTGTGCACCAAGGAGGAGAGAAGATAGAATGTAGGAGGTTCCGTGCCATGTGTCATTGACCATTTGGTTACCAACATGGGGTGTAGTACCTAAAGTTTTGAGTTTTGTTTGATGGTAATGTTGAATTACGTTATTTGTTTTCAATGTTCTCTTCTTTTGAAGGGCGACTACGTTGTAAACTGTTGTCTTGTATCCAGTTTGAGTTTGCAGATCATTTTGAAAATACGAAGCCTACACGTTTATCGTCCTATTTGGGCGTTCGAGTGAGGCTAAACATATCGCC
It encodes:
- the LOC110922200 gene encoding T-complex protein 1 subunit beta is translated as MAVEKLFKDEATEEKGERARMASFVGAMAIADLVKTTLGPKGMDKILQSTGRGHSVTVTNDGATILKSLHIDNPAAKVLIDISKVQDDEVGDGTTSVVVLAGELLREAEKLVGSKIHPMTIISGFRMAADCARKALLDRVNDNKDDAEKFRLDLMRIAKTTLSSKILSQDKEHFAKLAVDAVMRLKGSTNLESIQIIKKAGGSLKDSFLDEGFILDKKIGLGQPKRIENANILVANTAMDTDKVKIYGARVRVDSMAKVAQIEGAEKEKMREKVQKIIGHGINCFVNRQLIYNFPEELFADAGILAIEHADFEGIERLALVTGGEIASTFDNPESVKLGHCKLIEEIMIGEDKLIHFSGVEMGQACTIVLRGASFHVLDEAERSLHDALCVLSQTVNDSRVLLGGGWPEMVMAKAVDELARKTPGKKSHAIEAFSRALIAIPTTIADNAGLDSAELVAQLRAEHHKEDSNAGIDVITGTVGDMSELGISEAFKVKQAVLLSATEAAEMILRVDEIITCAPRRREDRM